One Silene latifolia isolate original U9 population chromosome 4, ASM4854445v1, whole genome shotgun sequence DNA segment encodes these proteins:
- the LOC141651163 gene encoding uncharacterized protein LOC141651163 has protein sequence MDKDGNPLASPSQSKSNLHPVFTVTNIQNKVRVLDGTKVTYATWVRLFRLHAEGYDVLDHIDETPAPAKTDASYGAWKKIDAHVLQWIYGTLSDELLPRVLEDESTARAAWLRVQNIFNNNKGARAAALESEFNSLRLESMPSLEAYCTRLRELAGMLKDVDAAVTDRRLVIQLVRGLPSEYDTVASYINQTSPNFETARSMLELEQHRKVGRDDTATALAVPTAQPTENWVDPNPPPTSAPPRQSQNNNNNGNRNYRRNNNNNKHNHNNSNASGSLPRITPPYPWTPPSGWPAQWAPPPCPYPTYPGWTAPWPTAPPPQYRPQQQPRYQRNNQYRAPQGQAYVLENEAPQPTDLSQVFHALSVQHNMDPWYMDTGASSHLTSDPGMISSPLTVSKVRSIYVGNGHSIPVLGSGHTKLQNSHRTLHLRHVLHTPSIIKNLISVRQFTKDNNVSVEFDPFGFSEGYSDGNSILRSDKKANSTPSTQTQPRLNLLPS, from the coding sequence ATGGACAAAGATGGCAACCCTCTTGCTTCCCCTTCACAATCAAAATCAAACCTTCACCCCGTGTTCACTGTAACGAACATTCAAAACAAAGTTCGCGTTCTCGACGGAACCAAAGTCACCTACGCCACTTGGGTTCGCCTATTCCGTCTTCACGCAGAGGGATACGACGTTCTCGATCACATCGACGAGACGCCGGCCCCTGCTAAAACGGATGCGTCATACGGTGCTTGGAAGAAGATCGACGCCCATGTTTTGCAATGGATCTACGGTACACTAAGCGATGAACTCTTGCCCCGTGTTCTTGAAGACGAGTCGACGGCCCGCGCAGCATGGCTCCGGGTTCAAAACATCTTCAACAACAATAAAGGGGCTCGCGCTGCCGCTCTCGAATCGGAATTTAATTCCCTTCGCCTCGAAAGTATGCCGTCTTTGGAGGCATATTGCACGCGCCTTCGAGAACTCGCTGGGATGCTTAAGGATGTTGATGCAGCAGTCACCGATCGTCGTCTCGTCATACAATTGGTTCGAGGTTTGCCTAGTGAGTACGATACTGTTGCTTCTTATATTAATCAAACCTCCCCTAATTTCGAAACTGCTCGTAGTATGTTAGAATTAGAACAACATCGCAAAGTCGGCCGCGATGACACCGCCACTGCTTTGGCAGTACCCACGGCTCAACCTACTGAAAATTGGGTCGACCCAAATCCTCCGCCTACTTCGGCCCCACCCCGTCAGtcccaaaataataataacaatggcAATCGTAATTACCGtcgtaataacaataataataagcaTAATCATAACAACAGTAATGCCTCTGGTTCTCTGCCCCGAATAACTCCACCATACCCGTGGACCCCTCCATCTGGGTGGCCCGCCCAGTGGGCCCCACCACCGTGTCCATACCCCACTTACCCGGGTTGGACCGCTCCTTGGCCTACTGCACCACCACCACAATATCGACCCCAACAGCAGCCACGGTATCAACGCAACAATCAGTATCGTGCTCCACAGGGTCAGGCCTATGTGCTTGAAAATGAGGCTCCTCAACCTACTGATTTGTCGCAAGTATTTCACGCTTTGTCGGTGCAGCATAATATGGATCCTTGGTACATGGATACGGGCGCGTCGTCTCACTTGACTTCCGACCCAGGTATGATATCTTCTCCTCTTACTGTGAGCAAAGTTCGTTCTATTTATGTCGGTAACGGCCATAGCATTCCGGTTCTGGGTTCGGGTCATACTAAACTACAAAATTCCCACCGTACCCTACATTTACGCCATGTCCTTCACACCCCTAGCATTATTAAAAACTTAATTTCCGTTCGTCAATTCACTAAAGATAATAATGTTAGCGTTGAATTTGATCCGTTTGGCTTTTCTGAAGGATATTCC
- the LOC141652119 gene encoding putative F-box protein At3g24700, translated as MKIRKTDAFLPPEVLSEVLKWLPARNLLKLRVVCKLWKSVIYDQRFHQQHYLHQLRMKHIQNCRYSVTDLDYYASEPSAVNICSGRTPETVPNIDVSAFCRGIKLIKGYVDGLVLLHVNLPRVDSRQNAIFLWNPMLGTVIDIPVSKTLMKFTDSNVGFGFGFDTRSNDYKLVALNLKFYDKETKVYNLGSRSWTSPKEKRGWIDNVKYLSYRSHTFNFEGEIYWLASVERKANNVTHYLRFNLSSEAFTCSKLPDFKYDGKLKQESRCLSTIHESLVLVDCSVYKHSRHIRVWMRRKDTTTSIESWIELYNLDHGKTFIKLTSNGEVYLRSRTPYLTMSVYDLKSGEEKVGSTNSNNNIESLALLGQPHSRLFRPSVS; from the coding sequence ATGAAAATCAGAAAGACGGACGCTTTTTTGCCTCCGGAAGTGTTATCAGAAGTTTTGAAATGGCTACCGGCGAGAAATTTGTTGAAATTAAGGGTTGTTTGCAAATTATGGAAATCGGTTATTTACGATCAGAGGTTCCATCAACAACACTATCTTCATCAATTACGCATGAAACACATTCAAAATTGTAGGTACAGCGTAACGGATCTAGACTATTACGCAAGCGAACCATCAGCCGTGAATATCTGCAGTGGTCGAACTCCCGAGACTGTTCCTAATATTGACGTAAGCGCATTCTGTCGAGGTATAAAATTGATAAAGGGTTACGTCGATGGACTCGTGTTGCTCCATGTTAATTTGCCTCGGGTCGATAGTAGGCAAAACGCGATTTTCTTATGGAACCCGATGCTTGGGACAGTCATAGATATCCCGGTTTCTAAAACGTTGATGAAGTTTACGGATAGTAATGTTGGGTTTGGGTTCGGGTTTGATACGAGGAGTAATGACTATAAGTTGGTGGCCCTTAATTTGAAGTTTTATGATAAAGAAACCAAGGTTTATAACCTTGGTTCCCGTTCTTGGACCTCTCCGAAGGAAAAAAGAGGTTGGATTGACAATGTCAAGTATTTGTCGTATCGTTCACATACCTTTAATTTTGAAGGTGAGATTTACTGGCTTGCTAGCGTTGAGAGAAAGGCAAATAATGTGACACATTACCTGCGTTTTAATTTGTCGAGTGAGGCCTTCACTTGCTCAAAGTTGCCCGATTTTAAATACGATGGCAAGCTAAAACAAGAATCGAGGTGCTTGTCAACCATACATGAGTCACTTGTACTTGTAGATTGTTCGGTTTATAAGCATTCAAGACATATTCGTGTATGGATGAGGCGAAAGGATACCACGACATCCATAGAGTCTTGGATCGAGTTATATAACTTGGATCATGGTAAAACGTTTATAAAGTTGACGAGTAATGGTGAAGTTTATTTAAGGTCACGGACACCGTATCTGACGATGTCTGTTTATGACCTGAAATCCGGGGAAGAAAAGGTCGGCTCAACAAACTCAAATAATAATATAGAAAGTTTGGCATTGTTAGGACAGCCACACAGTAGGCTATTCCGTCCATCTGTTTCATAA